One Halobaculum sp. CBA1158 DNA segment encodes these proteins:
- a CDS encoding uracil-DNA glycosylase → MSEQSLDGDLCVTDCERCPALVESRSRIVDGVGPSDADLVFVGEAPGANEDEAGEPFVGRSGTVLDDALRDAGVARSDVRITNCVRCRPPDNRDPHADELANCRGYLAAELERLDPELVVTLGKVPSQHLLDRSVAVTQEAGEVFDARVGDATVRLLVCLHPAATLYDRSQADAFEETIRQATALAGLTDGDGANGQSRLGDY, encoded by the coding sequence ATGAGCGAGCAGTCGCTTGACGGGGACCTGTGCGTGACCGACTGCGAGCGCTGTCCGGCGCTGGTCGAGTCTCGCTCACGCATCGTCGACGGCGTCGGTCCGAGCGACGCCGACCTCGTGTTCGTCGGCGAGGCCCCCGGCGCGAACGAGGACGAGGCGGGCGAACCGTTCGTCGGGCGCTCGGGAACCGTCCTCGACGACGCGCTCCGCGACGCGGGGGTGGCGCGTTCGGACGTCCGAATCACCAACTGCGTCCGGTGTCGCCCGCCGGACAACCGCGACCCGCACGCGGACGAACTGGCGAACTGCCGGGGCTACCTCGCGGCCGAACTCGAGCGCCTCGACCCCGAACTCGTGGTCACGCTCGGGAAGGTCCCGTCCCAGCACCTCCTCGACCGCTCGGTCGCCGTGACCCAGGAGGCGGGCGAGGTGTTCGACGCCCGCGTCGGCGACGCGACGGTTCGACTGCTGGTGTGTCTCCATCCGGCGGCGACGCTGTACGACCGGAGCCAGGCGGACGCGTTCGAGGAGACGATCCGGCAGGCGACGGCGCTCGCGGGGCTGACCGACGGCGACGGCGCGAACGGGCAGTCGCGGCTGGGCGACTACTGA